One Nitrosopumilus piranensis genomic region harbors:
- the cobO gene encoding cob(I)yrinic acid a,c-diamide adenosyltransferase has translation MSNGLTIVYTGKGKGKTTAALGLALRATGYEKKICMIQFIKGSWHYGEMDSSKKLEPKFEMVAVGKGFVGIIDDKSPKEVHEKVAKDAIKISNEKIQSGKYDIVILDEINYAVNLNLISVDEVLEMIKSKPNDVDLVLTGNYAREEVIEIADLVTEMKEIKHPFQKGIKAKKGIDF, from the coding sequence ATGAGTAATGGTTTAACTATTGTATATACGGGAAAAGGTAAAGGAAAAACTACTGCCGCATTAGGGTTAGCATTAAGAGCTACAGGTTATGAAAAGAAGATTTGCATGATTCAATTTATCAAAGGTTCATGGCATTATGGTGAGATGGATTCTTCAAAAAAACTAGAACCCAAATTTGAAATGGTTGCAGTTGGCAAAGGTTTTGTTGGAATAATTGATGATAAGAGTCCAAAAGAAGTCCACGAAAAAGTTGCAAAAGATGCAATAAAGATTAGTAATGAAAAAATTCAATCAGGAAAATATGATATTGTCATTTTAGATGAGATTAATTACGCAGTAAATTTGAATTTAATTTCGGTAGATGAAGTACTAGAGATGATAAAATCAAAACCTAATGATGTAGATTTAGTTTTAACAGGAAATTATGCTAGAGAAGAAGTGATAGAGATTGCTGATTTAGTCACAGAAATGAAAGAAATTAAACATCCATTTCAAAAAGGAATTAAAGCTAAAAAAGGGATTGATTTCTAG
- a CDS encoding translation initiation factor IF-2 subunit alpha, whose product MSTEVQEMPEQGEIVLATVTKVMDHGAYVTLDEYDNLQGFLHISEIAPGWIRSVNRFVKDGEKKVLLVKKVNPQRGDIDLSLKQVSKDQKKQKLKEVKKFEKGKTLLQNVQEKAKLSDKDIERLEDSIYSKYDSIYDAFIQIGRNGIDSVKELKIPKKTASVIEEICSKIKLPSVEIRGIMEITNSKSDGIEIIRKTLLDELKKDSTIDITYLGAPKYRLSITSEDFKSAEKSLKPIIADIQSNIEKKKGTFKFTREESKKTREN is encoded by the coding sequence ATGTCTACAGAAGTTCAAGAGATGCCAGAACAGGGAGAGATTGTTCTTGCTACGGTTACTAAGGTTATGGATCATGGTGCATATGTCACATTAGATGAATATGATAATCTACAGGGGTTTTTACATATTTCAGAGATTGCTCCAGGATGGATAAGATCAGTAAATAGATTTGTCAAAGATGGAGAGAAAAAAGTCCTTCTTGTAAAAAAAGTAAATCCCCAAAGAGGCGATATTGATCTTTCATTAAAACAAGTATCAAAAGATCAGAAAAAACAAAAACTAAAAGAAGTTAAGAAATTTGAAAAAGGAAAAACATTACTACAAAATGTTCAAGAAAAAGCAAAATTATCAGATAAGGATATTGAAAGGTTAGAAGATAGCATTTATTCAAAATATGATTCAATATATGATGCATTTATTCAAATTGGAAGAAATGGAATTGATTCAGTAAAAGAATTAAAAATTCCAAAAAAAACTGCAAGTGTTATTGAAGAAATTTGTTCAAAGATTAAACTTCCATCAGTTGAAATTAGAGGAATAATGGAAATTACTAATTCAAAATCAGATGGAATTGAAATTATTAGAAAAACTCTCTTAGATGAATTAAAAAAGGATTCTACAATAGACATTACGTATTTAGGAGCACCAAAATACAGACTATCGATAACATCAGAAGATTTCAAATCTGCTGAAAAGTCTTTAAAACCAATAATTGCAGATATTCAATCCAACATAGAAAAAAAGAAAGGAACTTTCAAATTTACCAGAGAAGAATCAAAGAAAACAAGAGAAAATTAA
- a CDS encoding RNA-protein complex protein Nop10, with product MRFQLRKCTKCFQYTLKEKCSNCNDQTISAHPAKFSPDDKYMRYRLAERYN from the coding sequence ATGAGATTTCAATTAAGAAAATGCACAAAATGTTTTCAATATACACTAAAAGAAAAATGCTCTAATTGTAATGACCAGACAATTTCTGCACATCCAGCAAAATTTTCACCAGATGATAAATACATGAGATATAGATTAGCTGAAAGATATAATTAA
- a CDS encoding STT3 domain-containing protein: protein MNSNQSLCSIGKFDLKLIHLLIIGILVLSFSVSFLIRSQPADFGWELHEFDPFFNYRATQYIIENGIDEYFQWNDDLSWYPTGRNVSDTSQVMLHLTAAITYWIFGGGGDLYDFTILFPVIFGSLTCIVIFALVRVIGGTTAGLLSALFFSISFPIIIRGQIGWFKSEPLGIFFGILGVYLFLSGLYSKNKKIVISKLVGAGIFIVFGMSAWGGDQFFIIPLGIFFFTLPFLRADHKFLIWTIPIFTITTLVVSLGFERLGINFVMGLGGISLIIPTIFLVCCIIIQTKSSEKSKTRNGLFFLIAVLIIGSIFLILGSDSNVIPLPSYRYLNAINPFLTTTDPLVDSVAEHATTSIQQSFLFHSVLMIFAGIGIWLLLKNIKKSYPIKNDMISFSLIFGISGVYISSAFIRLEVFASIAIIILSSLGISILIKELFSRKTENNKLKTFSIKLSFGIGLVILLMIPLIFPANSTIFALTDAPPTILNGGTQFQIVNNDWNDSLEWIKNNTPKDSVIASWWDYGYWIQTKAERATLADNSTIDSAKIQNIAKILLDNPVESWKSLQELGADYFVIFVAAERLSVNGNNDEPFFFLGGGGDESKKQWFMRIADKPLYDYLHSDGISGTNHFWNDTMLGNMLPFSLVSYVDFHTNQQSLEYQQGYTGIYVKNIKFPKDENGPFRLIYSSPSLDIENSGPVTGVLVYEINKEYIPLN from the coding sequence TTGAATTCTAATCAATCTTTATGTTCTATTGGAAAATTTGACTTAAAACTCATTCATCTTCTAATAATTGGAATTCTTGTATTGTCATTTTCAGTTTCTTTTCTAATACGATCTCAACCCGCAGATTTTGGTTGGGAATTACACGAATTTGATCCTTTTTTTAATTATAGAGCAACACAATATATTATTGAAAACGGAATTGATGAATATTTTCAATGGAATGATGACTTAAGTTGGTATCCTACTGGAAGAAATGTCTCTGATACTTCTCAAGTTATGTTACACCTAACAGCAGCTATAACTTATTGGATTTTTGGTGGAGGTGGAGATCTTTATGATTTTACAATTTTGTTTCCAGTTATCTTTGGTTCCTTAACTTGCATAGTTATTTTTGCATTAGTTAGAGTAATTGGTGGCACCACAGCAGGACTGTTATCTGCATTATTTTTTTCAATTTCTTTTCCAATAATTATTCGTGGGCAAATAGGTTGGTTCAAATCAGAACCATTAGGGATATTTTTTGGGATTTTAGGTGTCTATTTGTTTTTGAGTGGACTTTACTCAAAAAATAAAAAAATTGTAATATCCAAACTTGTTGGTGCTGGTATTTTTATAGTATTTGGAATGTCTGCTTGGGGAGGAGATCAATTCTTCATTATACCCTTAGGAATCTTCTTTTTTACATTGCCTTTTTTGAGGGCAGATCATAAATTTTTAATTTGGACCATCCCCATTTTTACAATTACTACTCTAGTTGTTTCTCTTGGATTTGAAAGATTGGGAATCAATTTTGTTATGGGGTTAGGAGGCATATCTTTAATCATCCCTACAATTTTTCTTGTTTGTTGCATAATAATTCAAACCAAAAGCAGTGAAAAATCTAAAACTCGAAATGGATTGTTTTTTTTAATTGCTGTTCTAATAATTGGTTCAATATTTCTTATATTAGGTAGCGATTCAAATGTAATTCCACTTCCTTCTTATAGATATCTAAATGCAATAAATCCATTTTTAACAACAACAGATCCACTTGTTGATTCTGTCGCTGAACATGCAACAACTTCAATTCAGCAATCATTTCTTTTCCATTCGGTTCTAATGATTTTTGCTGGAATTGGAATTTGGTTACTTTTAAAAAATATTAAAAAATCTTATCCAATAAAAAATGATATGATTTCTTTTTCTTTAATTTTTGGTATTTCTGGTGTTTACATCAGTTCAGCATTTATTAGATTAGAAGTTTTTGCATCTATTGCAATAATTATTCTATCTTCTTTAGGAATTTCTATTTTGATAAAAGAATTGTTTTCAAGAAAAACTGAAAATAATAAACTAAAAACTTTTTCCATAAAATTATCTTTTGGAATTGGACTAGTTATATTATTGATGATTCCTTTGATATTTCCTGCAAATTCAACCATTTTTGCATTAACTGATGCTCCGCCTACAATACTAAATGGTGGTACACAATTTCAAATAGTTAATAATGATTGGAATGATTCTTTGGAATGGATAAAAAATAACACACCTAAAGATTCTGTTATTGCTTCTTGGTGGGATTACGGATATTGGATACAAACTAAAGCTGAAAGAGCAACTTTAGCTGATAATTCAACAATCGATTCAGCAAAAATACAAAATATTGCTAAAATTCTTTTAGATAACCCTGTTGAAAGCTGGAAATCTCTTCAAGAGTTAGGTGCTGATTATTTCGTAATTTTCGTTGCTGCAGAAAGATTGTCTGTTAATGGGAATAATGATGAGCCCTTCTTTTTCTTAGGTGGTGGTGGTGATGAATCAAAAAAACAATGGTTTATGAGAATTGCAGATAAACCATTGTATGATTACCTTCATTCAGATGGTATAAGCGGAACAAATCATTTTTGGAATGATACTATGTTAGGTAATATGTTGCCATTTAGTTTAGTTTCATATGTTGATTTTCATACTAACCAACAATCTCTAGAATATCAACAAGGTTATACAGGAATTTATGTAAAAAATATCAAATTTCCAAAAGATGAAAACGGTCCTTTCAGATTAATCTACTCTTCACCAAGTCTTGACATAGAAAATAGTGGACCTGTTACAGGAGTACTAGTTTATGAAATCAACAAAGAGTACATCCCACTAAATTAA
- a CDS encoding YbhB/YbcL family Raf kinase inhibitor-like protein: MKLESSSFKNGDTIPKKFGYKNGNESPSLIISDVPKSTKSLALIMDDPDAMGAVGKVWVHWVLWNISKDVGKIDENSIPENSIEGETDFGEIGYGGPAPPDKEHTYIFKLYALDTTLALGKGSTKKDLENSMKDHIIDEAKLIGKYAPQ, encoded by the coding sequence ATGAAGTTAGAAAGTTCATCTTTTAAAAATGGTGATACAATACCAAAAAAATTTGGTTACAAAAATGGAAATGAAAGTCCTTCATTAATTATTAGCGATGTTCCAAAATCAACAAAATCTCTGGCTTTAATTATGGATGATCCTGATGCAATGGGAGCTGTTGGCAAAGTTTGGGTTCATTGGGTTTTATGGAATATCTCCAAGGATGTAGGAAAAATTGATGAAAATTCTATACCTGAAAATTCAATTGAAGGAGAAACTGACTTTGGAGAAATTGGTTATGGTGGACCTGCCCCACCTGACAAAGAGCATACTTATATCTTCAAGTTGTATGCACTTGATACTACACTTGCTCTAGGTAAAGGCTCAACTAAAAAAGATCTTGAAAATTCTATGAAAGATCATATTATTGATGAAGCAAAATTGATTGGCAAATATGCTCCACAATAA
- a CDS encoding PIN domain-containing protein has translation MVEVICDTSFLINLATKRIKNIDNLAVEIGTISFVVPEVVKTELLKLNTISEKKYDIEKTLDFIKNLKTIQLSGSFADKELLEYAKSNKSIIGTMDKELKKQIKNVGGSILSFSNDKIILES, from the coding sequence TTGGTTGAAGTAATATGTGATACCAGTTTTTTGATCAATCTTGCTACTAAAAGAATAAAAAATATTGATAATCTTGCTGTAGAAATAGGTACAATTTCTTTTGTTGTTCCAGAAGTTGTAAAAACAGAATTGCTGAAATTAAATACGATATCCGAAAAAAAATATGATATTGAAAAAACATTAGATTTTATCAAAAATTTGAAAACAATCCAATTGTCGGGTTCTTTTGCAGATAAAGAATTATTAGAATATGCAAAATCCAATAAATCTATTATTGGTACAATGGATAAAGAATTAAAAAAACAAATAAAAAATGTTGGTGGTTCTATATTGTCTTTTTCTAATGATAAAATAATTTTAGAATCTTAG
- a CDS encoding translation initiation factor IF-2 subunit gamma, translating to MHWRDTLPDWYVKKYGYQPCVNIGTAGHVDHGKTTLIQALTGSWTSVHSQELKRGITIRVGYSDAAFYKCKNCEEPLGYSTTPKCNNCGGESELSRVVSFVDSPGHESLMANMLSGSALMDGALLLVAANEKVPKPQTKEHLLALQTLGIQQIVVVQNKVDLLSYKEALANYQDITKFVKGTHAAKAPIIPISAQSGLNVDALIGSIESSIKTPDRDEKQDTVMHVLRSFDVNKPGTKLKNIKGGVIGGSLTQGIFNIGDEIEIKPGILNEKKKIYEPLVTEITSLGTAAGIVESVKPGGLVAIGTKLDPSMTRSDSFIGSVIGKPGTLPENSTKLILDVTLFDSAVGTTEDIKVQPIQTGELLRVNIGTAPLLGKVSKVKSRNVEIELRRPACIFEGGNVALSRRIDERWRLIGAGIVG from the coding sequence ATGCATTGGAGAGATACACTTCCTGATTGGTATGTCAAAAAGTATGGATACCAACCATGTGTCAACATTGGAACTGCAGGTCATGTAGATCATGGAAAAACTACTCTTATTCAAGCATTAACTGGTTCATGGACAAGTGTTCATAGTCAAGAACTAAAACGTGGAATTACAATTCGTGTTGGTTACTCTGATGCAGCATTTTACAAATGTAAAAATTGTGAAGAACCTTTAGGATATTCTACAACACCAAAATGTAATAACTGTGGTGGAGAAAGTGAATTATCTAGAGTTGTTAGTTTTGTTGATAGTCCAGGCCATGAAAGTTTGATGGCAAATATGTTATCTGGGTCTGCATTAATGGATGGAGCATTATTATTAGTAGCAGCAAATGAGAAAGTTCCAAAACCCCAAACAAAAGAGCATCTTTTAGCACTTCAAACCCTTGGAATTCAACAGATTGTCGTTGTTCAAAATAAAGTTGATTTATTATCTTACAAGGAAGCCCTTGCAAATTATCAAGATATTACAAAATTTGTCAAAGGAACACATGCCGCAAAAGCACCTATTATTCCAATTTCAGCTCAGTCTGGTCTAAACGTTGATGCACTAATTGGATCAATAGAATCTAGTATCAAAACTCCTGACAGAGATGAGAAACAAGATACAGTTATGCATGTTTTACGTTCATTTGATGTAAACAAGCCTGGTACTAAACTAAAAAATATCAAGGGTGGTGTGATTGGTGGAAGCTTAACTCAAGGCATTTTTAATATTGGTGATGAAATTGAAATTAAGCCTGGAATATTGAATGAAAAGAAAAAAATCTATGAACCATTAGTGACAGAAATAACTTCTTTAGGAACTGCTGCAGGAATTGTTGAATCAGTAAAACCTGGTGGATTGGTTGCTATTGGTACTAAGCTAGATCCTTCAATGACTCGTAGTGATTCATTTATTGGTTCAGTTATTGGAAAACCAGGAACGCTCCCTGAAAATTCTACAAAATTAATACTAGATGTGACATTATTTGATTCAGCAGTTGGAACTACTGAAGATATTAAAGTTCAACCAATACAAACAGGCGAGTTACTCAGAGTAAATATTGGAACTGCACCATTATTAGGAAAAGTATCTAAAGTAAAATCCAGAAATGTTGAGATTGAATTAAGGAGGCCTGCCTGTATTTTTGAAGGTGGAAACGTAGCACTAAGTAGAAGAATTGATGAAAGATGGAGACTAATTGGTGCAGGAATAGTTGGTTGA
- a CDS encoding S6e family ribosomal protein — MANFKITISDIKGKSMSKELKDSDANPLLGLELGHETDASVVGLTGKLKLTGGSDKSGVPMRNDIHGAARKYVLLSKGVGLQDAEKGQRVRKLMRGNTVSEEIYQINCKFDGELPVESPTEDNAESTEEKPEDKKE, encoded by the coding sequence TTGGCAAACTTCAAGATCACCATTTCAGATATTAAAGGAAAATCCATGTCTAAAGAACTCAAAGATAGTGATGCTAATCCTCTATTAGGTCTTGAATTAGGACATGAAACTGATGCTTCTGTTGTTGGTTTAACTGGAAAACTAAAACTTACTGGAGGCAGTGATAAATCTGGTGTTCCAATGAGAAATGATATTCATGGAGCTGCAAGAAAATATGTTCTACTTTCTAAAGGTGTAGGTTTACAAGATGCAGAGAAAGGACAAAGAGTAAGAAAATTAATGCGTGGAAATACTGTTTCTGAAGAAATCTATCAAATTAATTGTAAATTTGATGGTGAATTACCTGTTGAATCTCCTACAGAAGATAATGCAGAGTCTACAGAAGAAAAACCTGAAGACAAAAAAGAATAA
- a CDS encoding zinc-domain-containing protein: protein MDARCPECEKVAVLDDNVTNVRCPHCNFEADYDTYLEIMKDHAINMSSEYIPDRPGL from the coding sequence ATGGATGCAAGATGTCCTGAATGCGAAAAAGTTGCAGTTTTGGATGATAATGTAACAAATGTAAGATGCCCTCATTGTAATTTTGAAGCAGATTATGACACGTATCTAGAAATCATGAAAGATCATGCAATTAACATGTCCTCTGAATATATTCCTGATAGGCCTGGACTGTAA